The Accipiter gentilis chromosome 9, bAccGen1.1, whole genome shotgun sequence genome includes a region encoding these proteins:
- the DCAF15 gene encoding DDB1- and CUL4-associated factor 15, with protein sequence MAPSSKSERGGPGGKRGPAGAAGGSSAGAGPRGRREHVVRQLDRVKISGQLSPRLFRKLPPRVCVSLKSIVDEDFLCAGHIFLGFSKCGRYVLSYTSNSSDDDFSFYIYHLYWWEFNVHSKLKLVRQVRLFQDEEIYSDLYLTVCEWPSDSSKVIVFGFNTRSANGLLVNMMMMSDENHRDIYISAVAMPPPRHCPGCRDMALAHPGDRQAHCLRHGFMLHTKYQVVYPFPTFQPAFQLKKDQVVLLNTSYSLVACAVAVHAAGDSSSCQILYERRSPPAPCRRAGCVPSRPEEPGEREGAGTLAQPLAGRAASGDGQGRAGTGLSPAVAKAKEFVADIFRRAKEATGPALAGSGGEEEEDEEEDGGGGTAATGFECRPPPVPAAASPCSGLAGSGRCRLHPASPRGDGSPPGEPTPTPGPLCAPPAPPPEPGYVNYTKLRYVLEPGEPAVPEEEYEDDKISLPFVVTDLRGRSLKPLKERATAQGQYLTVEQLTLDFEYVINEVIRNDAAWSRQFCSFSDYDIVILEVCPETNQVIINIGLLLLAFPSPDEEGQLRPKTYHTSLKVAWDLNTGTFITVSVGDLTEVKGQTSGSVWSSYRKGCVDTVMKWLVPESSGRYVNRMTNEALHKGCSLKVLADNERYTWIVL encoded by the exons ATGGCGCCCAGCTCGAAATcggagcggggcggcccggggggaaagcggggcccggcgggggcggcgggcgggtcCTCGGCCGGGGCGggcccgcggggccgccgcgAACACGTCGTGAGGCAGCTCGACCGCGTCAAG ATCAGCGGGCAGCTGTCGCCCCGGCTCTTCCGCAAGCTGCCGCCGCGGGTCTGCGTCTCCCTGAAGAGCATCGTGGACGAGGACTTTCTGTGTGCGGG GCACATCTTCCTCGGGTTCTCCAAGTGCGGCCGCTATGTCCTGTCCTACACCAGCAACAGCAGCGACGACGACTTCTCCTTCTACATCTACCATCTCTACTGGTGGGAGTTCAACGTCCACAGCAAGCTCAAACTG GTGCGGCAGGTTCGGCTCTTCCAGGATGAGGAGATCTACAGCGACCTGTACCTGACGGTCTGCGAATGGCCCAGCGACTCCTCCAAGGTCATCGTCTTTGGCTTCAA CACCCGCTCCGCCAATGGCCTCCTCGTCAACATGATGATGATGAGCGACGAAAACCACCGCGACATTTACATCAGCGCTGTAGCCATGCCGCCCCCCCGACACTGCCCCGGCTGCCGGGACATGGCCCTCGCCCACCCCG GCGACCGGCAGGCACACTGCCTGCGGCACGGCTTCATGCTGCACACCAAGTACCAGGTGGTGTACCCCTTCCCCACCTTCCAGCCCGCCTTCCAGCTCAAGAAGGACCAGGTCGTGTTGCTCAACACCAGCTACTCCCTGGTGGCCTGCGCCGTCGCCGTCCACGCTGCAG gtGACAGCAGCTCTTGCCAAATCCTCTACGAGCGCCGGAGCCCACCGGCGCCCTGTCGCCGGGCGGGATGCGTCCCGTCGCGGCCAGAGGAGCCGGGGGAGCGGGAAGGGGCCGGGACGCTGGCGCAGCCCCTTGCCGGTCGGGCGGCATCAGGGgacgggcagggccgggcaggcaCGGGGCTCTCCCCCGCTGTGGCCAAAGCCAAAGAGTTTGTGGCCGACATCTTCCGACGTGCCAAGGAGGCCACGGGGCCGGCGCTGGCCGGCAgcgggggtgaggaggaggaggacgaggaggaggacggcggggGTGGCACTGCTGCCACCGGCTTTGAGTGCCGCCCCCCGCCCGTCCCTGCCGCTGCCTCCCCCTGCTCGGGGCTGGCTGGCTCGGGGCGTTGCCGCTTGCACCCCGCCTCCCCCCGGGGGGACGGCAGCCCCCCAGGTgagcccacccccacccctggcCCCCTGTGcgccccccctgcaccccctcccgAGCCCGGCTACGTCAACTACACGAAACTGCGCTATGTGCTGGAGCCCGGCGAGCCCGCCGTGCCCGAGGAGG aatacGAGGACGACAAGATCTCACTGCCCTTTGTTGTCACCGATCTGCGCGGGCGCAGCCTGAAGCCGCTGAAGGAGCGGGCGACGGCACAG gggcagTACCTGACGGTGGAGCAGCTGACGCTGGACTTCGAATACGTCATTAACGAGGTGATCCGTAACGACGCCGCCTGGTCCCGCCAGTTCTGCTCCTTCAGCGACTACGACATCGTCATCCTCGAG GTGTGCCCTGAGACCAACCAGGTCATCATCAACATCGGGCTGCTGCTCCTGGCCTTCCCCTCGCCCGACGAGGAGGGACAGCTTCG ACCAAAGACCTACCACACCAGCCTGAAGGTCGCCTGGGACCTCAACACCGGCACCTTCATCACCGTCAGCGTGGGGGATCTCACCGAGGTCAAGGGACAGACGAG CGGCAGCGTCTGGAGCTCGTACCGCAAGGGCTGCGTGGACACGGTGATGAAGTGGCTCGTCCCCGAGAGCAGCGGCCGCTACGTAAACAGGATGACAAACGAGGCACTGCACAaag gctGCTCCCTGAAGGTGCTGGCAGACAACGAGCGCTACACCTGGATTGTGCTGTAG